The following DNA comes from Picosynechococcus sp. PCC 7003.
AAATTGGCGATCGCCACGGAGCAGGTTTACCAACGTATTGTCCAGGAGCGGGCCGCCGTGGTCTGGGAATAAAAGCGATTTATCTAGCCTAAAAAGAGTTTGTAGGCAGGATTTTGATTTTCGTCCCAGTAGCGGTAGCCGAGTTGGTCGAGGAACGTTTGCCAATCGTCCATTTCGGCGGGGGGAACCTGGACGGCGATCGCAATCCGTCCGTAATCAGCACCATTATTACGATAGTGGAACCCACTAATATTCCAATGGGGGCTCATGGTATCGACAAATTTCATCAAAGCCCCTGGATATTCGGGAAACTCAAAGCGATAGAACAACTCATGGGTTGCCTTGGGACTACGGCCACCGACCATGTGACGCAGGTGCAATTTTGTGAGTTCATCATCGGTGAGATTGAGGGTTTTAAAGCCATGCGCTTCAAAGGTTTCGGCGAGGGTCTTAATTTCACTGCGGTCAGAAATTTGTACCCCCACAAAAATATGGGCTTCCTGCTCATCGGCAATGCGATAGTTGAATTCGGTTAAATTGCGGCTCCCCATACAACGGCAAAATCTCCGCAAACTGCCTGGTTGTTCTGGGATTGTCACCGCAAAAATCGCTTCTCGACCCTCCCCAAGTTCGGCCCGCTCGGCCACAAACCGCAGGCGATCAAAGTTCATATTCGCCCCACAGGCAACGGCCACTAAGGTTTCGTCCTTAATACCTTCCCGTTCTACATAGGCTTTCATCCCGGCGATCGCCAACGCCCCGGCCGGTTCCAAAATAGAGCGGGTATCCTCAAACACATCTTTAATCGCCGCACAGGTATCATCGGTGGAAACCAGAATCACTTCATCGACATATTCCTGGCACAGGCGAAACGTTTCTTCCCCGACGTAGCGCACCGCTACCCCATCGGCAAATAAGCCCACCTGGGATAATTGCACCC
Coding sequences within:
- the ilvA gene encoding threonine ammonia-lyase, biosynthetic; protein product: MHCDYLIQILNARVYDVAQETPLEVAPNLSRRLHNHVLLKREDMQSVFSFKLRGAYNKMAHLTPEQLQCGVIAASAGNHAQGVALAATKLGTRAVIVMPVVTPQVKINAVKARGGEVILHGNAYDDAYAHARKLADEQGLTLIHPFDDPYVIAGQGTIGMEILRQCQQPIHAIFVAIGGGGLIAGIAAYVKRVRPEIKIIGVEPVDADAMKQSLETGERVQLSQVGLFADGVAVRYVGEETFRLCQEYVDEVILVSTDDTCAAIKDVFEDTRSILEPAGALAIAGMKAYVEREGIKDETLVAVACGANMNFDRLRFVAERAELGEGREAIFAVTIPEQPGSLRRFCRCMGSRNLTEFNYRIADEQEAHIFVGVQISDRSEIKTLAETFEAHGFKTLNLTDDELTKLHLRHMVGGRSPKATHELFYRFEFPEYPGALMKFVDTMSPHWNISGFHYRNNGADYGRIAIAVQVPPAEMDDWQTFLDQLGYRYWDENQNPAYKLFLG